The following proteins are encoded in a genomic region of Sebastes fasciatus isolate fSebFas1 chromosome 14, fSebFas1.pri, whole genome shotgun sequence:
- the LOC141782569 gene encoding gap junction alpha-5 protein-like, protein MGDWSLLGNFLEEVQENSTSVGKVWLTVLFIFRILVLGTAAESSWGDEQSDFLCDTQQPGCTNVCYDSAFPIAHIRYWVLQIVFVSTPSLIYMGHAMHIVRREEKMKRREHNEREERGEGGGDLEGEKEYLQQKESGRVVGSEGVGRVRLKGALLQTYILSIMIRTVMEVTFVVVQYMIYGVFLRALYLCKSWPCPNPVNCYMSRPTEKNVFIIFMLVVAGVSLLLSVLELYHLGWKSARRCLRKKGMQKSKDRAVTVAASAALEPNSPPRPSASCTPPPDFSQCLAAQGSRNAMTSMASHPFNNRMALQQNSVNLATERHHSCDNLEDEEDFLRMRYEQVPTELPNSCAPSPLLHTGYMKDKRRLSKTSGTSSRARQDDLAV, encoded by the coding sequence ATGGGGGACTGGAGTCTCCTGGGGAATTTCCTAGAGGAGGTCCAGGAAAACTCCACCTCGGTCGGGAAGGTCTGGCTCACCGTCCTCTTCATCTTCCGCATCCTGGTGCTGGGCACGGCGGCCGAGTCGTCCTGGGGCGACGAGCAGAGCGACTTCCTGTGCGACACCCAGCAACCCGGTTGCACCAACGTGTGCTATGACAGCGCCTTCCCCATCGCCCACATCCGCTACTGGGTGCTGCAGATCGTTTTCGTCTCCACGCCGTCCCTCATCTACATGGGCCACGCCATGCACATTGTGCGCAGGGAGGAGAAAATGAAGAGGAGGGAGCACaacgagagggaggagagaggggaaggcgGAGGAGAcctggagggagagaaggagtaCCTCCAGCAGAAGGAGAGCGGAAGAGTGGTGGGGTCTGAGGGAGTTGGCCGTGTTCGCTTGAAAGGAGCGCTGCTGCAGACTTACATTCTGAGCATCATGATCCGCACGGTGATGGAGGTGACATTTGTGGTGGTGCAGTACATGATCTACGGGGTGTTCCTCAGGGCGTTGTACCTGTGCAAGTCCTGGCCCTGCCCCAACCCTGTCAACTGCTACATGTCCCGGCCCACAGAAAAGAAcgtcttcatcatcttcatgcTGGTGGTGGCCGGCgtgtctctgctgctctccGTGTTGGAGCTCTACCACCTCGGCTGGAAGAGCGCCAGGAGGTGTTTACGCAAAAAGGGGATGCAGAAGAGCAAGGACAGAGCTGTCACGGTGGCTGCGTCTGCGGCCTTGGAGCCCAACAGCCCACCTCGGCCCTCTGCCTCCTGCACCCCGCCCCCTGACTTCAGCCAGTGCCTGGCAGCCCAGGGCTCCAGGAACGCCATGACCTCTATGGCCTCTCATCCCTTCAACAACAGGATGGCGCTGCAGCAGAACTCGGTCAACTTGGCCACAGAGCGGCATCACAGCTGCGACAACCTGGAGGACGAGGAAGACTTCCTGAGGATGAGATATGAACAAGTGCCCACGGAGCTGCCCAACAGCTGCGCCCCGTCACCTCTGCTGCACACCGGCTACATGAAGGACAAACGCCGCTTGAGCAAGACCAGTGGGACCAGCAGCCGGGCTCGCCAGGATGACCTGGCAGTGTAG